The Mycolicibacterium hassiacum DSM 44199 genome includes a window with the following:
- a CDS encoding SDR family NAD(P)-dependent oxidoreductase — protein sequence MAELRFDGRVAVVTGAGRGLGRAYARLLAARGAKVVVNDAGTSLAGDGGDTSPAQQVVDEITAAGGEAVANTDSVATPDGGRALIDTALKRWGRLDVLIHNAGIVRRAALREMSYDDFEAVVDVHLRGAFHVVRPAFPVMCDAGYGRIVLTSSIGGLYGNHEVANYAVAKAGVIGLSNVAAMEGAAHGVQCNVIVPAALTRMAEGLDTSAYPPMEPELVAPAVGWLAHETCSITGEIMIALAGRVARAVIAETPGVYRPSWTIEDVAANLDAIRDTSAPIVFPVVPDGHGDHIRYSFALAKGSAEGAVHA from the coding sequence ATGGCTGAGTTGAGATTCGACGGCCGCGTCGCGGTGGTGACCGGCGCCGGCCGGGGGCTGGGCCGCGCCTACGCCCGGCTGCTGGCGGCCCGCGGCGCCAAGGTGGTGGTCAACGACGCCGGCACCAGCCTCGCCGGCGACGGCGGCGACACCTCACCGGCCCAGCAGGTGGTCGACGAGATCACCGCGGCCGGCGGCGAAGCCGTCGCCAACACCGATTCGGTGGCCACCCCGGACGGCGGCCGGGCCCTCATCGACACCGCGCTGAAGCGCTGGGGCCGCCTCGACGTGCTGATCCACAACGCCGGCATCGTGCGCCGCGCCGCGCTGCGCGAGATGAGCTACGACGATTTCGAGGCGGTCGTCGATGTGCACCTGCGCGGAGCGTTTCACGTGGTGCGCCCGGCGTTCCCGGTGATGTGCGACGCCGGCTACGGCCGGATCGTGCTCACCTCGTCGATCGGCGGGCTGTACGGCAACCACGAGGTGGCCAACTACGCGGTCGCCAAGGCGGGGGTGATCGGGTTGTCCAACGTCGCGGCGATGGAGGGCGCCGCGCACGGCGTGCAGTGCAACGTGATCGTGCCCGCCGCGCTGACCCGGATGGCCGAAGGACTCGACACGTCGGCGTATCCGCCGATGGAACCCGAGCTGGTCGCCCCGGCCGTCGGCTGGTTGGCGCATGAAACCTGTTCGATCACCGGCGAGATCATGATCGCGCTGGCCGGGCGGGTGGCCCGGGCGGTGATCGCGGAGACCCCCGGGGTGTACCGGCCGTCGTGGACGATCGAGGACGTCGCCGCGAATCTGGACGCCATCCGCGACACCTCGGCGCCGATCGTGTTCCCGGTCGTCCCGGACGGCCACGGAGACCACATTCGCTACAGCTTCGCCCTGGCGAAGGGATCGGCCGAAGGAGCAGTGCATGCCTAG
- a CDS encoding flavin-containing monooxygenase codes for MFGNGCGPTDVPTDIDFDWLRQKYRQEREKRLRPEGSKQYIELTDEFADFYEVDPYTPVQPRDPITEEIDVAVLGGGFAGLLAAVHLKKAGVDDVRIIELGGDFGGVWYWNRYPGIQCDNESYCYIPLLEELDYIPSKKFADGPEIYEHCRNIGKHFGLYEKAIFSTQVKAMRWDDEMKRWRLATNRGDDIRARFVVMASGPFHRPKLPGVPGIKDFKGHSFHSSRWDYEYTGGDTNGNLYKLRDKKVAVIGTGASAIQIVPHLARDAKHLYVFQRTPSTVDARNNTPTDPEWVKTLKPGWQKERQRNFHAWTFEGMALGQPDLVCDFWTELGRNVAARVAALPDPAALKPEEYMAIREEENFKLMERLRRRIDEIVEDPETAEKLKPYYHFLCKRPLSNDDYLPAFNRPNVTLVDVSDTKGVERITEKGIVAHGVEYEVDCIIYASGFEITTDIKRRYSIETIEGRGGLSLFDYWRDGYKTFHGMTSHGFPNQFFTGFTQVGISANISANYELQGEHIAYIIAEALKRGATVVEPTKQAQDAWCRTIKETAVDTSAFDAECTPGYYNNEGGGGGEGLRSHLGEPYGPGFYAFADLLAEWRARGDLDGLVLQ; via the coding sequence ATGTTCGGCAATGGCTGCGGGCCCACCGACGTCCCCACCGATATCGATTTCGACTGGCTGCGCCAGAAGTACCGCCAGGAGCGTGAGAAGCGGCTGCGGCCCGAGGGATCCAAGCAGTACATCGAGCTCACCGACGAGTTCGCCGACTTCTACGAGGTCGACCCGTACACCCCGGTGCAGCCGCGGGATCCGATCACCGAGGAGATCGACGTCGCGGTGCTCGGCGGCGGGTTCGCCGGGCTGCTGGCGGCGGTGCACCTGAAGAAGGCCGGCGTCGACGATGTGCGGATCATCGAGCTCGGCGGCGATTTCGGCGGTGTGTGGTACTGGAACCGCTATCCCGGAATTCAGTGCGACAACGAATCCTATTGCTACATCCCGCTGCTCGAGGAACTGGACTACATCCCCAGCAAGAAGTTCGCCGACGGTCCGGAGATCTACGAGCACTGCCGCAACATCGGCAAGCATTTCGGCCTGTACGAGAAGGCGATCTTCTCCACCCAGGTCAAGGCGATGCGCTGGGACGACGAGATGAAGCGGTGGCGGCTTGCCACCAATCGCGGCGACGACATCCGGGCCCGGTTCGTAGTGATGGCCTCCGGTCCGTTCCACCGGCCGAAACTGCCCGGCGTCCCCGGCATCAAGGACTTCAAGGGCCACAGCTTCCACTCGTCGCGGTGGGACTACGAGTACACCGGCGGTGACACCAACGGCAACCTGTACAAACTCCGCGACAAGAAGGTCGCGGTGATCGGCACCGGCGCCAGCGCGATCCAGATCGTGCCGCACCTGGCGCGGGACGCCAAGCACCTGTACGTGTTTCAGCGCACCCCGTCCACCGTCGACGCGCGCAACAACACCCCCACCGATCCGGAATGGGTCAAGACCCTCAAGCCGGGCTGGCAGAAGGAGCGCCAGCGCAACTTCCACGCCTGGACCTTCGAGGGCATGGCGCTGGGCCAACCGGATCTGGTGTGCGACTTCTGGACCGAGCTGGGCCGCAATGTCGCCGCCCGGGTGGCCGCGCTCCCGGACCCGGCGGCGCTCAAGCCCGAGGAGTACATGGCCATCCGCGAGGAGGAGAACTTCAAGCTGATGGAGCGGCTGCGCCGGCGCATCGACGAGATCGTCGAGGACCCGGAGACGGCCGAGAAACTCAAGCCCTACTACCACTTCCTGTGCAAGCGGCCGCTGTCCAACGACGACTACCTGCCGGCGTTCAACCGGCCCAACGTCACGTTGGTCGACGTCTCGGACACCAAGGGCGTGGAGCGCATCACCGAGAAGGGCATCGTCGCCCACGGGGTGGAGTACGAGGTCGACTGCATCATCTACGCCAGCGGTTTCGAGATCACCACCGACATCAAGCGGCGCTACTCGATCGAGACCATCGAGGGCCGCGGTGGGCTGAGCCTGTTCGACTACTGGCGCGACGGTTACAAGACCTTCCACGGCATGACCAGCCACGGTTTCCCCAACCAGTTCTTCACCGGGTTCACCCAGGTCGGCATCTCGGCCAACATCTCGGCGAACTACGAACTGCAGGGCGAGCACATCGCCTACATCATCGCCGAGGCGCTCAAACGCGGCGCCACCGTCGTCGAACCGACCAAGCAGGCGCAGGACGCCTGGTGCCGCACCATCAAGGAGACCGCGGTCGACACCTCGGCGTTCGACGCCGAGTGCACGCCCGGCTACTACAACAACGAAGGCGGCGGGGGCGGCGAAGGGCTGCGCAGCCACCTCGGTGAGCCGTACGGTCCCGGGTTCTACGCGTTCGCCGATCTGCTGGCCGAATGGCGGGCGCGCGGCGACCTGGACGGTCTGGTCCTGCAGTAG
- a CDS encoding aromatic ring-hydroxylating oxygenase subunit alpha, which yields MTETQDREVQAPEELSEPMTIPVEAYISEDYARAERDRLWRQVWQQVGRVEDLPEVGSYLTYDILDDSIIVVRTGPGPKDFKAHHNVCMHRGRRLIDTPPGAKNARGRARKSFVCGFHGWTYGLDGACTHIREQDDWKGTLTPENTHLVPVQVDTWGGWLFINMDPDAEPLADYLFPANKMLDPFGLENMRYRWRRWLYFDCNWKVALEAFNETYHVATTHPEFNKFGEFRGWAKAQGKHSNIGYDAPKDLEATRSKIRLGTGDDPRVSTAEMQMYTWEQTNATTTETLVNAAKRLVDELPPDTPPDKVLEHWLESARRDDEARGVIWPTIPPDVLGEAGTAWQIFPNFQIGQGLTTALCYSARPHPSYDPNKCIFEVSVLELFPKGQEPQTEWEYTPADSPKWLSVLPQDFSNMAAVQQGMKSLGFPGTKPNPYRERATVNLHYQLSKYMGTGEPRELPRNDSRHD from the coding sequence ATGACCGAAACGCAGGACCGCGAAGTGCAAGCGCCAGAAGAACTTTCCGAGCCGATGACGATTCCGGTCGAGGCGTATATCTCGGAGGACTACGCCCGCGCTGAACGCGACAGACTCTGGCGCCAGGTGTGGCAGCAGGTCGGCCGGGTCGAGGATCTGCCGGAGGTCGGCAGCTATCTGACCTACGACATCCTCGACGACTCGATCATCGTGGTGCGCACCGGCCCGGGTCCCAAGGACTTCAAGGCCCACCACAACGTGTGCATGCACCGCGGCCGGCGGCTGATCGACACGCCGCCCGGGGCGAAGAACGCGCGCGGGCGGGCACGCAAGTCGTTCGTCTGCGGATTCCACGGCTGGACCTACGGTCTGGACGGCGCCTGCACCCACATCCGCGAACAGGACGACTGGAAGGGCACCCTCACCCCGGAGAACACCCACTTGGTGCCGGTGCAGGTCGACACCTGGGGCGGTTGGTTGTTCATCAACATGGACCCCGACGCCGAACCGCTGGCCGATTACCTGTTCCCGGCCAACAAGATGCTCGATCCGTTCGGCCTGGAGAACATGCGCTACCGGTGGCGCAGATGGCTGTACTTCGACTGCAACTGGAAGGTCGCGCTGGAGGCGTTCAACGAGACCTACCACGTGGCCACCACCCACCCGGAGTTCAACAAGTTCGGTGAGTTCCGGGGCTGGGCCAAGGCGCAGGGCAAGCACAGCAACATCGGCTACGACGCGCCCAAGGACCTGGAGGCCACCCGCTCCAAGATCCGGTTGGGCACCGGCGACGACCCGCGCGTCTCCACCGCCGAGATGCAGATGTACACCTGGGAGCAGACCAACGCCACCACCACCGAGACGCTGGTCAACGCCGCCAAGCGGTTGGTCGACGAACTGCCGCCCGACACCCCGCCGGACAAGGTGCTCGAACACTGGCTGGAGTCGGCGCGCCGCGACGACGAGGCGCGCGGGGTGATCTGGCCGACCATTCCGCCCGATGTGCTGGGCGAGGCCGGCACCGCGTGGCAGATCTTCCCGAACTTCCAGATCGGGCAGGGCCTGACCACCGCGCTGTGCTACAGCGCCCGGCCGCATCCCAGCTACGACCCGAACAAGTGCATCTTCGAGGTGTCGGTGCTGGAGCTGTTCCCCAAAGGCCAGGAACCGCAGACGGAATGGGAGTACACCCCGGCCGACAGCCCGAAGTGGCTGTCGGTGCTGCCGCAGGACTTCTCCAACATGGCCGCGGTGCAACAGGGCATGAAGTCGCTGGGGTTCCCCGGCACCAAACCGAACCCGTACCGGGAACGGGCCACCGTCAACCTGCACTACCAGCTGTCGAAGTACATGGGCACCGGCGAGCCTCGGGAACTGCCCCGTAACGACTCCCGCCACGACTAG
- a CDS encoding SDR family NAD(P)-dependent oxidoreductase, with protein MDELLDLSGRIVVVSGAGGGGIGTTVTRMAAEAGATVVGVSRSRDNLDRHVAPLADKGLAVIPVVADAATDEGIATVMERVRGLDGRLYGLVNVAGGADPSTWMPSTRVTRADWRALFTANLETAFFMSQAVAAELRATGKPGSIVSISSISGMNTAPFHIAYGTAKAAIAAMTRTMALELADAGIRVNAIAPGVTETAASRTYVDVDPERDRRAIAMGRRGRPEEQAGAILFLLSDLSSYITGQTLLVDGGLNLRWTHLGADNTSLFLKDETFRAEISRF; from the coding sequence GTGGACGAGTTGCTGGACCTTTCCGGCCGGATCGTGGTGGTATCCGGTGCGGGCGGCGGCGGAATCGGAACCACGGTGACCCGGATGGCGGCCGAGGCCGGGGCCACCGTGGTGGGGGTCAGCCGGTCCCGCGACAACCTCGACCGGCACGTGGCGCCGCTGGCCGACAAGGGCCTGGCGGTGATCCCGGTGGTGGCCGACGCCGCCACCGACGAGGGCATCGCGACAGTGATGGAGCGGGTGCGCGGTCTGGACGGTCGGCTCTACGGACTGGTCAACGTCGCCGGCGGTGCGGACCCATCCACCTGGATGCCGTCCACCAGGGTCACCCGCGCGGACTGGCGGGCGCTGTTCACCGCCAACCTCGAGACGGCGTTCTTCATGAGCCAGGCGGTGGCCGCGGAACTGCGCGCCACCGGCAAACCGGGCTCCATCGTGTCGATCTCGTCGATCAGCGGCATGAACACCGCACCGTTCCACATCGCCTACGGCACCGCCAAGGCCGCGATCGCCGCGATGACCCGCACCATGGCGCTGGAGCTCGCCGACGCCGGTATCCGGGTCAACGCGATCGCCCCGGGCGTCACCGAGACGGCCGCGTCCCGCACCTATGTCGACGTCGATCCCGAGCGTGACCGGCGGGCGATCGCGATGGGCCGCCGTGGCCGCCCCGAGGAGCAGGCCGGCGCCATCCTGTTCCTGCTCTCCGACCTGTCGAGCTACATCACCGGACAGACGCTGCTGGTCGACGGTGGGCTGAACCTGCGATGGACCCACCTCGGCGCCGACAACACCTCGTTGTTCCTCAAGGACGAGACCTTCCGCGCAGAAATCAGCCGGTTCTAA
- a CDS encoding SMP-30/gluconolactonase/LRE family protein: MTHSATDAPSHARYSGPTPATAEGWRLERLTAPSRLFGANGLRTGPDGRVYIAQVTGSQISALDLQTGGIEVVSPLGGDIISPDDVAFDSAGNLFATEVMEGRVSVREAGGRTRVLRDDLPCANGITVHHDRLLINECRDGGRLMELDRATGAMRTLLTDLPSPNAMEVGPDGLLYFPLMTANEIWRIDPDQPGEPQRVAAELGVPDAVKFDPQGRIVSTQVASGQVLRIDPRTGEKTVLAQLHPGLDNLTLVGDKIYVSNFTGEITEIGPGGEIRTALPGGLNWPLDLAVGADGELYVADGTYFYRVGGDGSLHTVGMLFTPGYPGFLRGLAPAGDGAFVVSTSGGQIARYRPADGETDYLADGFDQLYGVALGPQGTIVFAELGTGRVHALRNGGTEVLASGLREPVGVAFDPAGPPLVAESGAGRVVRLGSTVETVVDGLVRPQGILVAGDRLYIVDAGAKEVLAVDLNSQARSTIASGLPVGPPPGVQPKPLKGMPPFSGPQGPFAGIARGADGSLYVSADGDGSVLALRPTAGAP; the protein is encoded by the coding sequence ATGACGCATTCCGCGACGGACGCTCCGTCCCACGCCCGCTATTCGGGACCCACGCCGGCGACCGCCGAGGGGTGGCGGCTGGAGCGGCTGACCGCGCCGAGCCGCTTGTTCGGCGCCAACGGGCTGCGCACCGGGCCCGACGGCCGCGTCTACATCGCCCAGGTCACCGGCAGCCAGATCAGCGCACTGGATCTGCAGACCGGCGGCATCGAGGTCGTCAGCCCGCTCGGCGGCGACATCATCTCCCCCGATGACGTGGCGTTCGACAGCGCCGGCAACCTGTTCGCCACCGAGGTGATGGAGGGGCGGGTCAGCGTCCGCGAGGCGGGTGGGCGCACCCGGGTGTTGCGCGACGACCTGCCGTGCGCCAACGGCATCACCGTGCACCACGACCGGCTGCTCATCAACGAATGCCGTGACGGCGGACGGTTGATGGAGCTCGACCGCGCCACCGGGGCGATGCGCACCCTGTTGACCGACCTGCCGTCGCCGAACGCGATGGAGGTCGGCCCGGACGGGCTGCTGTACTTCCCGCTGATGACCGCCAACGAGATCTGGCGCATCGATCCGGACCAGCCGGGCGAACCCCAGCGGGTGGCCGCCGAGCTCGGGGTGCCCGACGCGGTCAAGTTCGACCCGCAGGGCCGCATCGTGTCGACCCAGGTAGCCAGCGGCCAGGTGCTGCGGATCGATCCGCGCACCGGCGAGAAAACGGTGCTGGCGCAACTGCATCCGGGCCTGGACAACCTGACGCTCGTCGGCGACAAGATCTATGTCTCGAACTTCACCGGCGAGATCACCGAGATCGGCCCCGGCGGTGAGATCCGCACGGCGCTGCCGGGCGGGCTGAACTGGCCGCTGGATCTGGCGGTCGGTGCCGACGGCGAACTCTATGTCGCCGACGGCACCTACTTCTACCGGGTCGGCGGCGACGGATCGCTGCACACCGTCGGCATGCTGTTCACCCCTGGTTACCCCGGATTCCTGCGCGGGCTCGCGCCGGCCGGTGACGGCGCGTTCGTGGTCTCCACCTCGGGCGGCCAGATCGCCCGCTACCGTCCCGCTGACGGCGAAACCGATTACCTCGCGGACGGGTTCGACCAGCTGTACGGGGTGGCGCTGGGACCGCAGGGGACCATCGTGTTCGCCGAGCTCGGCACCGGACGGGTGCATGCGCTGCGGAACGGCGGCACCGAGGTGTTGGCCTCGGGCCTGCGCGAACCGGTGGGCGTCGCGTTCGACCCGGCCGGACCGCCGCTGGTCGCCGAGTCCGGCGCCGGCCGGGTGGTGCGGCTCGGTTCGACCGTCGAGACCGTGGTGGACGGGCTGGTGCGCCCGCAGGGCATCCTGGTCGCCGGCGACCGGCTCTACATCGTCGACGCCGGCGCCAAGGAAGTGCTGGCCGTCGACCTGAACTCCCAGGCGCGCAGCACGATCGCGTCGGGTCTGCCGGTCGGTCCGCCGCCCGGTGTGCAACCCAAACCGCTCAAGGGCATGCCACCGTTCTCCGGGCCGCAGGGCCCGTTCGCCGGGATCGCGCGCGGCGCGGACGGCAGCCTGTACGTGTCGGCGGACGGCGACGGCAGCGTGCTGGCCCTGCGTCCGACCGCGGGAGCACCATGA
- a CDS encoding GntR family transcriptional regulator has translation MTVSTEHRYLQVARTLRKEIVDGVYPVGSQLPTEQQLCERFEVSRYTIREALRRLREDNLVASRPRAGTLVVARPATNSYAQDVVSIDDLLAFASGAKLTIDSNAMVTVDDELAERSGLQPGSEWLAVLGFRRADGEDAPVCKTEYYINRAFAAVGRLLQRHSGPIFPLIEDLFGVSIIEVHQEISAVPVGPELAAALKVDPGGAALQMRRTYRTSDGEIAQVTINTHPSSRYRHSMTMRRVRS, from the coding sequence ATGACGGTGTCGACCGAACATCGCTACCTGCAGGTGGCCCGCACCCTGCGCAAGGAGATCGTCGACGGGGTGTATCCGGTCGGCTCACAGCTGCCCACCGAACAGCAGCTGTGCGAGCGGTTCGAGGTCAGCCGCTACACCATCCGCGAGGCGCTGCGCCGGCTGCGCGAGGACAACCTGGTGGCCTCCCGGCCGCGGGCCGGCACCCTGGTGGTGGCCCGCCCGGCCACCAATTCCTACGCCCAGGACGTGGTTTCGATCGACGACCTGTTGGCGTTCGCGTCCGGAGCGAAGCTGACGATCGACTCCAACGCGATGGTGACCGTCGACGACGAACTGGCCGAGCGCAGCGGTCTGCAACCCGGCTCCGAGTGGCTTGCGGTGCTGGGATTCCGCCGTGCCGACGGCGAGGACGCACCGGTCTGCAAGACCGAGTACTACATCAACCGGGCGTTCGCCGCGGTGGGGCGGTTGCTGCAGCGCCACTCCGGCCCGATCTTCCCGCTGATCGAGGATCTGTTCGGGGTGAGCATCATCGAGGTGCACCAGGAGATCTCGGCGGTGCCGGTCGGCCCCGAGCTGGCCGCCGCCCTGAAGGTCGACCCGGGCGGCGCCGCGCTTCAGATGCGGCGCACCTACCGGACCTCCGACGGCGAGATCGCCCAGGTCACCATCAACACCCACCCGTCGTCGCGGTACCGGCACTCGATGACGATGCGCCGGGTCAGGAGCTAG
- a CDS encoding AMP-binding protein, whose protein sequence is MRVDESRAAEAYRNGHWVRHTLADALRDAARSSPDRILVVDGDVRLSCADLHAQATALARALTDRMPAGSVVSFMLPNWHEAAVIYLGATLAGMVVNPILPSLRDRELAFILSDADVRAIFIPAAFNNFDYVGMLDRVTAAMSGPPEVVVLRGDAGGHTPYQALLGAGGSAGLPVLEPDSVRMILYTSGTTGRPKGVLHTHNSIHALIRQLGEHWMIAAGDRFLVPSPIAHIGGSIYAFECPLLLGTTAVLMDRWEPDRAVSLMTTERITHMAGATPFLDGLLAAAERAGTRLPDLKVFICGGASVPPSLIRRASAYFEKAAVSRVYGSTEVPVTTVGALGDVDHAADTDGRPGLAEVRLVDGEIRARGPQMLAGYLHPEDETAAFDDEGFFRTGDLARWVDGDYLVVTGRAKDIIIRNGENISPKEIEDILIGHPNIAEIAVVGVPDERTGERACAVIVPADGAAPGLPELRDMLIGAGVAKFKIPEQVVVWDGLPKNDAGKVLKHQIRARLTKEHQT, encoded by the coding sequence ATGCGGGTCGACGAATCGCGCGCCGCCGAGGCGTATCGCAACGGCCACTGGGTCCGCCACACGCTCGCCGACGCGTTGCGCGATGCCGCGCGGTCGAGTCCGGATCGAATCCTGGTGGTGGACGGCGATGTCCGGCTTTCTTGCGCCGACCTGCACGCGCAGGCCACCGCGCTGGCACGCGCGCTGACCGACCGCATGCCCGCCGGCAGCGTGGTGTCGTTCATGCTGCCCAACTGGCACGAGGCCGCGGTGATCTACCTCGGCGCCACCCTGGCCGGGATGGTGGTGAACCCGATCCTGCCCTCGCTGCGCGACCGGGAGTTGGCCTTCATCCTCTCCGACGCCGACGTCCGCGCGATCTTCATCCCCGCCGCGTTCAACAACTTCGACTACGTCGGCATGCTGGACCGGGTCACCGCGGCGATGTCGGGCCCGCCGGAGGTGGTGGTGCTGCGCGGCGACGCGGGCGGGCACACCCCCTACCAGGCACTGCTGGGAGCCGGCGGCAGCGCCGGGTTGCCGGTGCTGGAACCGGATTCGGTGCGGATGATCCTCTACACCTCCGGCACCACCGGCCGCCCGAAGGGGGTGTTGCACACCCACAACTCCATTCACGCGCTGATCCGCCAACTCGGCGAGCACTGGATGATCGCCGCCGGCGACCGGTTCCTGGTGCCCTCGCCGATCGCACACATCGGCGGGTCGATCTACGCGTTCGAGTGCCCGCTGCTGCTGGGCACCACCGCGGTGCTGATGGACCGTTGGGAGCCGGACCGGGCGGTGTCGCTGATGACCACCGAACGCATCACCCACATGGCCGGCGCCACCCCGTTCCTCGACGGGCTGTTGGCCGCCGCCGAACGCGCCGGCACCCGACTGCCCGACCTGAAGGTGTTCATCTGCGGCGGCGCGTCGGTGCCGCCGTCGTTGATCCGCAGGGCTTCGGCGTATTTCGAGAAGGCGGCGGTCTCTCGGGTGTACGGGTCGACCGAGGTGCCGGTAACCACCGTCGGCGCACTCGGCGACGTCGACCACGCCGCCGACACCGACGGGCGCCCGGGCCTGGCCGAGGTGCGGCTCGTCGACGGTGAGATCCGCGCCCGCGGACCGCAGATGCTGGCCGGCTACCTGCATCCGGAGGACGAGACCGCCGCCTTCGACGACGAGGGGTTCTTCCGCACCGGCGATCTGGCGCGCTGGGTCGACGGCGACTACCTGGTGGTCACCGGCCGGGCCAAGGACATCATCATCCGCAACGGGGAGAACATCTCCCCCAAGGAGATCGAGGACATCCTCATCGGCCACCCGAACATCGCCGAGATCGCCGTGGTCGGCGTTCCCGACGAGCGCACCGGCGAACGGGCCTGCGCGGTGATCGTGCCCGCCGACGGCGCCGCACCCGGACTGCCCGAACTGCGCGACATGCTGATCGGTGCCGGTGTCGCGAAATTCAAGATCCCCGAGCAGGTCGTCGTCTGGGACGGCCTGCCCAAGAACGACGCGGGCAAGGTGCTCAAACACCAGATCCGGGCCCGGCTGACGAAGGAGCATCAGACATGA
- a CDS encoding SDR family NAD(P)-dependent oxidoreductase, with protein MTGADTQGSDEKVADRKVAIVTGASSGIGFGCATKLAEMGMAVLGTGRDTGRLAELEKAIGDPDRIETLAVDLIDDDAPRRIVDAALNSWGRVDFLINNAGVGSPKPLHETDDESLDYFLGLMLRAPFRLAREVIGHMKAGSAIINITSTFAVVGGLRGGAYSAAKGGMTALTQHIACQYGPQGIRCNAVAPGVTLTPMVATRLEDERFRKINTEMTPYPRLGEVDDVASTVAFLCSDGASFINGQTIVVDGGWSSTKYLSDYALNSEWVPR; from the coding sequence ATGACAGGGGCCGACACACAGGGGAGCGACGAAAAAGTGGCCGACCGGAAAGTCGCCATCGTGACCGGGGCCAGCAGCGGCATCGGGTTCGGCTGCGCCACCAAACTCGCCGAGATGGGCATGGCCGTGCTGGGCACCGGCCGTGACACCGGGCGGCTGGCCGAACTGGAGAAGGCCATCGGCGATCCGGACCGGATCGAGACCCTGGCAGTGGACCTGATCGACGACGATGCGCCGCGGCGCATCGTCGATGCCGCGCTCAACAGTTGGGGCCGAGTCGACTTCCTCATCAACAACGCCGGGGTGGGCAGTCCCAAACCGCTGCACGAGACCGACGACGAATCGCTGGACTACTTCCTGGGATTGATGCTGCGGGCACCGTTCCGGCTGGCCCGGGAGGTGATCGGGCACATGAAGGCGGGCTCGGCGATCATCAACATCACCTCGACGTTCGCGGTGGTGGGCGGGCTGCGCGGCGGGGCGTACTCGGCGGCCAAGGGCGGCATGACGGCACTGACCCAGCACATCGCCTGCCAGTACGGCCCGCAGGGCATCCGGTGCAACGCGGTCGCCCCCGGGGTGACGCTGACCCCAATGGTCGCGACCCGGCTGGAGGACGAGCGGTTCCGCAAGATCAACACCGAGATGACGCCCTATCCGCGGCTGGGCGAGGTCGACGACGTCGCCAGCACGGTGGCGTTCCTGTGCTCGGACGGTGCGAGCTTCATCAACGGCCAGACCATCGTGGTCGACGGCGGCTGGAGCTCCACCAAGTACCTGTCGGACTACGCACTGAACTCGGAGTGGGTGCCGAGGTGA